A single genomic interval of Noviherbaspirillum saxi harbors:
- a CDS encoding GFA family protein, with protein sequence MIEPFGSCKCGQVQYKVSSRALQVVACHCGMCRSMTGAPLSSYVVVKEEHFAVTSGHEVLASYAVTDRTKRYFCATCGTPIFNSNPHTYKGLAMLYLGTVVDHENFVPELSIYCEGKLPWVNIHESSKSFPQAPTRGA encoded by the coding sequence ATGATCGAACCCTTCGGAAGTTGTAAGTGCGGCCAAGTCCAGTACAAGGTGTCTAGCAGGGCACTGCAAGTAGTTGCCTGTCATTGCGGGATGTGTCGAAGCATGACTGGCGCGCCACTCTCCTCATATGTCGTGGTAAAGGAAGAGCACTTCGCCGTCACCTCTGGGCACGAGGTTCTTGCTAGTTATGCAGTGACGGACCGTACCAAGCGGTACTTTTGCGCTACTTGTGGCACCCCAATATTCAACTCGAACCCGCATACATACAAGGGGCTCGCTATGCTCTATCTTGGGACTGTCGTAGATCATGAAAATTTTGTTCCAGAGCTCAGTATCTATTGCGAGGGCAAGCTGCCCTGGGTGAACATTCATGAGTCGAGCAAGAGCTTTCCGCAGGCTCCGACGCGAGGCGCCTGA
- a CDS encoding alpha-glucosidase, giving the protein MIIYQVYPRSFCDSNNDGIGDLAGIEQKLPYIKSLGVDAIWISPFFKSPMKDFGYDVSDYRAVDPIFGTMDDFKSLMKRAKALGLGVIVDMVISHTSDEHTWFKQSRAKQNGKDDWYLWSDPKPDGSPPNNWVSVFGGTAWRWDAERRQYYFHSFFSSQPDLNMHHPDVQKAVLAEMDFWLDMGVAGFRFDACNHIFQDQLLRNNPPREDTSAALHPYGYQLHVYDQARPEMLPFLEKIRALLDAYGAFSLAEVGGHDALKLMGQYTNPGRLHSAYSFSMMGPDSSDTHVRNVITTLEDSIRAPSSACYALSNHDKPRVATRWQNGRDRDQTSKEMLALLFAMRGDVCLYQGEELGLPQADVPFERLQDPFGITFWPKFKGRDGCRTPMPWTEAIHGGFTEAEPWLPVDPVHIGMNVAKQEAQTDSVLRFTREVLALRKAHPELDKGSITLLDAPEGVLAFARRHEGREMICLFNMDVVAKKVPSVEFADMVFGQNVDIDNRAVMLGVSGFCFLRG; this is encoded by the coding sequence ATGATTATTTATCAGGTATATCCGCGCAGTTTCTGCGATTCAAACAACGACGGCATCGGTGATTTGGCCGGCATAGAACAAAAGCTTCCGTATATCAAAAGCCTTGGCGTCGATGCCATCTGGATTAGTCCGTTCTTCAAGTCGCCGATGAAGGATTTCGGCTATGACGTGTCCGACTATCGCGCAGTCGATCCCATCTTCGGCACGATGGATGATTTCAAGAGCCTGATGAAGCGCGCCAAGGCATTGGGTCTGGGCGTGATCGTCGACATGGTGATCTCGCATACCTCGGACGAACATACCTGGTTCAAGCAAAGCCGCGCGAAACAAAACGGCAAGGATGACTGGTATCTGTGGTCCGATCCGAAACCGGACGGCAGTCCTCCCAATAACTGGGTCTCGGTATTCGGCGGCACCGCGTGGCGCTGGGATGCGGAACGCAGGCAATATTATTTTCATTCCTTCTTTTCCAGCCAGCCCGACCTGAACATGCATCATCCGGATGTGCAAAAGGCTGTGCTGGCGGAAATGGATTTCTGGCTCGACATGGGTGTTGCGGGATTCCGCTTCGATGCCTGCAATCACATCTTCCAGGACCAGCTGCTGCGCAATAATCCACCGCGCGAAGACACCAGCGCTGCGCTGCATCCCTATGGCTATCAATTGCATGTGTACGATCAGGCACGGCCGGAAATGCTGCCCTTCCTGGAAAAGATCCGTGCACTGCTCGACGCGTATGGCGCCTTCAGCCTGGCCGAAGTCGGCGGGCATGATGCGCTCAAACTGATGGGGCAGTACACCAATCCGGGGCGCCTGCATTCAGCCTACAGTTTTTCGATGATGGGCCCGGACAGCAGCGATACGCATGTGCGCAACGTGATCACGACGCTGGAAGACAGCATCCGCGCACCGAGCTCGGCTTGCTATGCATTGAGCAACCATGACAAACCGCGCGTGGCGACACGCTGGCAAAACGGGCGCGACCGCGACCAGACCTCGAAGGAAATGCTGGCGCTGCTGTTTGCGATGCGCGGCGACGTCTGCCTCTATCAGGGCGAAGAGCTGGGCTTGCCGCAGGCGGATGTACCGTTCGAGCGTCTGCAGGATCCGTTCGGCATTACCTTCTGGCCCAAGTTCAAGGGCCGCGACGGTTGCCGCACGCCGATGCCGTGGACCGAAGCGATTCATGGCGGCTTCACCGAAGCCGAACCCTGGCTGCCGGTGGATCCGGTACATATCGGGATGAATGTCGCGAAGCAGGAGGCGCAGACGGATTCGGTGCTGCGTTTCACGCGTGAAGTGCTGGCGCTGCGCAAGGCGCATCCGGAACTGGACAAGGGCAGCATCACGCTGCTCGATGCGCCGGAAGGCGTGCTTGCATTCGCGCGCAGGCATGAGGGGCGCGAAATGATTTGCCTGTTCAATATGGATGTGGTTGCGAAGAAGGTGCCGTCGGTGGAATTTGCCGACATGGTGTTCGGGCAGAATGTAGACATCGATAACCGCGCGGTGATGCTGGGAGTGAGCGGGTTTTGCTTTTTGCGCGGGTGA
- a CDS encoding maltotransferase domain-containing protein codes for MPITTPTFLPRIYYLDLKLAGPLSEMENVLERCVAMGFDHVLVSPPSAGDALAGLIQACVRRQLQLLVDFDAADIGADEVLVANHPDWFDMGGHDDDLPDPRRVQPLRAMPRLRYGDEAVMRDVAAYWQRHLRAMANNGVAGFRCLNLAAPPISFWKNLIGQFSANGNAREQVCFLAWTPGCTPAQIDALAGCGFDASFSSGAWWDYRSRWLAEEQDRLARIGPPIAFPDSPNEPVIGRIAGNEDVAVRRQIYLRALRLAAAIGNGILIPMGFEYGASGVAALSAGLRINLKDAKDDAPFDLSADIAEANAFIAANGPVCHAQPIRMLSSVDADVAVLLREGRSASGAPDRALMMAANADLVHARSVNESQLQERANGFIRYQRIWPEQERDADAMQPLSLNAGDFQLFAAHRIAPILIPPPRGEQTITAAARAPRVAIEAVAPAVDGGQFPVKRTIGESVNIEADVFVDGHDKLVVAVLWRTADETAWQEIRMHLTENDRWAATLPLTRLGRYLFVIEAWRDVFATYRDELEKKTTAGLNVSLELEEGRLLVEAALAHAKRAGIEAALPTLQALSTSLNTTQTRDQAKAAAKDAERIAALLSEPMAEAMRLADARPFLVRSDPEMRIDVERRAARFSSWYELFPRSQSGDAARHGTFADVEKRLPAIQAMGFDTLYFTPIHPIGSKHRKGRNNSLTPGPDDPGSPYAIGSPEGGHDAIHPQLGTLDDFRHLRDEAARHGLELALDFAIQCSPDHPWLKEYPEWFAWRPDGTIRYAENPPKKYQDIVNVDFYADGAVPGLWIALRDVVLFWVKEGVRVFRVDNPHTKPLPFWEWMIADIRSRYPDTIFLSEAFTRPKMMYRLAKIGYSQSYTYFTWRHTKQEFTDYLTELSTTAVREYFRPHFFVNTPDINPVFLQKSGRPGFLIRMALATTLSGLWGMYSGFELCEATPVPGKEEYFDSEKYEIRAWDWQRPGNIIQEITQFNHIRSENPALQTHLGIRFLMASNDNILFFIKSTPPADSCQRFGDNVIMVAINLDPFAAHEATLELPLWEFGVPDDGTLEVDDLVNRAHLSWHGTRQHLRLDPFVCPYAIWRVRHKGA; via the coding sequence ATGCCAATCACGACGCCGACCTTTCTGCCTAGAATCTATTACCTCGACCTGAAGCTTGCCGGGCCTCTGTCCGAGATGGAAAATGTTCTGGAGCGATGCGTCGCGATGGGCTTCGACCATGTGCTCGTTTCGCCGCCCTCTGCGGGCGATGCACTTGCCGGACTGATACAAGCCTGTGTGCGCAGACAGCTGCAGTTGCTAGTGGACTTCGACGCAGCCGATATCGGCGCCGACGAGGTACTTGTGGCCAACCATCCCGACTGGTTCGATATGGGCGGCCATGACGACGACTTGCCGGACCCGCGGCGGGTGCAGCCGCTGCGTGCGATGCCGCGCCTGCGATACGGCGACGAGGCAGTCATGCGTGACGTCGCTGCATATTGGCAGCGACACCTGCGAGCAATGGCCAATAATGGCGTGGCCGGCTTTCGTTGCCTCAACCTTGCCGCGCCCCCGATTTCGTTCTGGAAGAATCTGATCGGGCAATTTTCCGCGAATGGCAACGCGCGCGAGCAGGTGTGCTTTCTCGCATGGACGCCAGGTTGCACACCGGCGCAGATCGACGCGCTGGCCGGATGCGGATTCGACGCCAGCTTTTCTTCAGGTGCGTGGTGGGACTACCGCTCGCGCTGGCTGGCCGAAGAGCAGGATCGCCTGGCCCGGATCGGCCCGCCGATCGCTTTTCCCGACAGCCCGAACGAACCGGTGATCGGTCGCATTGCCGGCAATGAGGACGTGGCGGTCAGGCGCCAGATCTATCTGCGCGCATTGCGGCTGGCTGCCGCCATCGGCAACGGCATCCTGATTCCAATGGGATTCGAGTATGGCGCATCGGGGGTGGCCGCGTTGTCCGCCGGACTTCGTATCAACCTGAAGGATGCGAAGGACGATGCCCCATTCGACCTGAGCGCCGATATCGCCGAAGCCAATGCTTTCATTGCCGCGAATGGTCCGGTCTGTCATGCGCAGCCGATACGCATGCTCAGCAGTGTGGATGCGGACGTCGCGGTCCTGTTGCGCGAGGGACGTTCCGCTTCCGGCGCGCCGGATCGTGCGCTGATGATGGCGGCCAATGCCGACCTTGTGCATGCGCGCAGCGTCAATGAAAGCCAGCTGCAGGAACGTGCCAATGGCTTCATCCGTTACCAGCGTATCTGGCCGGAGCAGGAGCGCGATGCGGACGCGATGCAGCCCTTGTCGCTGAATGCGGGCGATTTTCAGTTGTTCGCGGCGCACCGCATTGCGCCCATCCTGATTCCGCCGCCGCGCGGCGAGCAAACGATTACGGCCGCGGCGCGCGCGCCGCGCGTCGCCATCGAAGCGGTTGCGCCAGCGGTCGACGGCGGACAGTTTCCGGTCAAGCGCACGATAGGCGAATCGGTCAACATCGAAGCGGACGTGTTCGTCGATGGACATGACAAGCTCGTCGTTGCCGTGCTGTGGCGCACCGCCGACGAAACCGCATGGCAAGAGATCCGCATGCATCTGACCGAAAACGATCGCTGGGCCGCCACCCTGCCATTGACGCGCCTCGGTCGCTACCTGTTCGTGATCGAAGCCTGGCGCGACGTCTTCGCTACCTATCGCGACGAACTCGAAAAGAAAACCACCGCCGGCTTGAATGTGTCGCTTGAACTGGAAGAAGGCCGGCTGCTGGTCGAAGCGGCGCTTGCGCATGCGAAGCGGGCCGGCATCGAAGCGGCGCTGCCGACGCTGCAGGCATTGTCGACATCGCTGAACACTACGCAGACGCGCGACCAGGCTAAAGCCGCCGCCAAGGATGCGGAACGCATCGCCGCGCTGCTGTCCGAACCGATGGCCGAAGCGATGCGGCTGGCCGATGCGCGGCCGTTTCTGGTGCGCAGTGATCCCGAAATGCGTATCGACGTCGAACGCCGGGCCGCACGCTTTTCCAGCTGGTATGAGCTGTTCCCGCGTTCGCAAAGCGGCGACGCGGCGCGGCATGGCACGTTCGCGGATGTCGAAAAGCGCCTGCCGGCGATCCAGGCAATGGGTTTCGACACCTTGTATTTCACGCCCATCCATCCGATCGGCAGCAAGCACAGGAAAGGCCGCAACAACAGCCTGACGCCCGGCCCTGATGATCCCGGCAGCCCCTACGCCATCGGCTCCCCCGAGGGCGGGCATGATGCAATCCATCCGCAACTGGGCACGCTGGACGACTTCCGCCATTTGCGCGACGAAGCGGCAAGGCATGGGCTGGAACTGGCGCTCGACTTTGCGATCCAGTGTTCGCCGGACCACCCCTGGCTGAAGGAATATCCCGAATGGTTCGCGTGGCGGCCCGACGGCACGATCCGCTATGCGGAAAATCCGCCAAAGAAATACCAGGACATCGTCAATGTCGACTTCTATGCTGACGGCGCGGTGCCTGGCCTGTGGATCGCGTTGCGCGATGTGGTGCTGTTCTGGGTCAAGGAAGGTGTGCGCGTGTTCCGCGTCGACAATCCGCATACCAAGCCGCTGCCGTTCTGGGAATGGATGATCGCCGATATCCGCAGCCGCTATCCGGATACGATCTTTTTATCCGAAGCCTTTACCCGTCCCAAGATGATGTACCGGCTCGCCAAGATCGGTTATTCGCAGTCCTACACTTACTTCACCTGGCGGCATACCAAGCAGGAATTCACCGATTACCTGACCGAGCTGTCGACGACGGCGGTGCGCGAATATTTCCGTCCGCATTTCTTTGTCAATACGCCGGATATCAATCCGGTATTCCTGCAAAAATCCGGCCGTCCCGGCTTTTTGATCCGCATGGCGCTGGCCACCACGCTGTCCGGTTTGTGGGGCATGTATAGCGGCTTCGAACTGTGCGAGGCGACGCCGGTGCCGGGCAAGGAAGAGTACTTCGATTCGGAAAAATACGAGATACGCGCCTGGGATTGGCAGCGGCCCGGCAACATCATTCAGGAAATCACGCAATTCAATCACATCCGTTCCGAGAACCCGGCGCTGCAGACCCACCTCGGTATACGCTTCCTGATGGCGTCGAATGACAATATCTTGTTTTTCATCAAGTCCACCCCCCCTGCGGACAGCTGTCAGCGCTTCGGCGACAACGTGATAATGGTAGCCATCAACCTGGATCCATTCGCAGCGCACGAAGCGACGCTGGAGTTGCCATTATGGGAGTTCGGCGTACCCGACGACGGCACGCTTGAAGTCGACGACCTTGTCAATCGCGCACACCTCTCCTGGCACGGCACGCGGCAGCATTTGCGGCTGGATCCGTTCGTTTGTCCGTATGCCATCTGGCGCGTTAGACACAAGGGAGCATAA
- the treS gene encoding maltose alpha-D-glucosyltransferase, protein MDRRKTTRQTTGATAAPQGRRFSDDPLWYKDAVIYQVHVKSFFDANNDGIGDFAGLIAKLDYIADLGVNTIWLLPFYPSPRRDDGYDIAEYRGVHPDYGTMADAKRFIAEAHRRGLRVITELVINHTSDQHPWFQRARKAKPGSAARDFYVWSDNDQAYSGTRIIFCDTEKSNWTWDPVANAFFWHRFYSHQPDLNFDNPQVLKAVLSVMSFWLDLGVDGLRLDAVPYLIEREGTSNENLQETHDILKRIRAELDRAYPDRMLLAEANMWPEDVQQYFGNNDECHMAFHFPLMPRMYMALAQEDRFPIGDILRQTPEIPPNCQWAIFLRNHDELTLEMVTDRERDYLWNHYASEKRARINLGIRRRLAPLLERDRRRAELLNSFLLSMPGTPVLYYGDEIGMGDNIHLGDRDGVRTPMQWTPDRNGGFSRADPARLVLPPIMDPLYGYEAVNVEAQMGDPYSQLQWMRRMLAVRKQHCAFGRGSLTLLYPTNRRILAYLREFKPEGETDAIETILCVANVSRSAQAVELDLSNYATRVPLEMIGGSAFPPIGKLPYLLTLPPYGFYWFLVASETRMPAWHTPAPEPLPELQTLVLRQGIMEILEAPRRGILEIEALPAYLPKRRWYAAKQEKLRSVQIVLATALPGSQARPHVMPTMLAEVEAKTAQGSERYLLPLGYIREEDIVTALPQQLALARVRRGRNVGLLTDAFVLDSFSYVVIELMRARASIVSQEGDIHFIPTDELDKITIGDEPMVRRLSAEQSNSSLILEDKIVLKVIRRVLPGMHPEAEMGRYLTALGYANAPPMIGEVTRIAADGIHHTLIMLQRYVHNQGDAWQWIFDTLARWIQQSAVPEPITGTEATDEMSEMSDPGDDLIELATMLGRRLAEMHNALATPTDNSDFAPEAASIDDAEEWAVGARRQLEAAFDVMRAKTEWSNDAEAKRVERLIARREKILERVDVLAAAGVGSLRIRIHGDFHLGQVLVAQGDVYIVDFEGEPARSLEQRRGKTSPLRDVASLSRSFDYAAAFASSAGPTDLGEAAELRKQHIIRNFAPTCQAAFLQAYRDTAAGALKAGDDTERGLLQLFVLEKAGYEICYEAANRPTWIPVPVNGLAKIADELLSDSESEGEQSNG, encoded by the coding sequence ATGGATCGCCGCAAGACAACCCGGCAGACTACCGGCGCAACAGCCGCGCCGCAAGGCAGGCGTTTCAGCGACGACCCCCTCTGGTACAAGGATGCCGTCATCTACCAGGTGCACGTCAAGTCATTCTTCGATGCGAACAATGACGGCATAGGGGACTTCGCCGGACTGATCGCCAAGCTTGATTACATCGCCGATCTCGGCGTCAACACCATCTGGCTGCTGCCCTTCTATCCTTCGCCGCGTCGCGACGACGGCTACGACATCGCCGAATACCGTGGCGTGCATCCGGATTACGGCACCATGGCCGACGCCAAGCGCTTCATCGCCGAAGCGCACCGGCGCGGCCTGCGCGTGATCACCGAGCTGGTGATCAACCATACTTCGGACCAGCATCCCTGGTTCCAGCGCGCGCGCAAGGCCAAGCCCGGGTCGGCCGCGCGTGATTTTTATGTGTGGTCCGACAATGACCAGGCTTACAGCGGCACGCGCATCATTTTTTGCGATACCGAAAAATCGAACTGGACCTGGGACCCGGTTGCCAATGCCTTCTTCTGGCACCGTTTCTATTCGCATCAGCCCGACCTTAATTTCGACAACCCCCAGGTGCTCAAGGCGGTGCTGAGCGTGATGTCGTTCTGGCTGGATCTGGGCGTCGATGGCTTGCGGCTGGATGCGGTGCCTTACCTGATCGAGCGCGAAGGCACCAGCAACGAAAACCTGCAGGAAACCCATGACATTCTCAAGCGCATCCGCGCCGAACTGGACCGCGCCTATCCCGATCGCATGCTGCTGGCCGAAGCCAATATGTGGCCGGAAGACGTGCAACAGTACTTCGGCAACAACGACGAATGCCATATGGCGTTTCACTTCCCGCTGATGCCGCGCATGTACATGGCGCTGGCGCAGGAAGACCGTTTTCCGATCGGCGATATCCTGCGCCAGACGCCTGAGATTCCGCCGAATTGTCAGTGGGCGATTTTCCTGCGCAATCACGACGAACTGACGCTGGAAATGGTCACCGACCGCGAGCGCGATTATCTGTGGAATCACTATGCGTCGGAAAAGCGGGCGCGCATCAATCTTGGCATCCGGCGCAGGCTGGCGCCGCTGCTCGAGCGCGACCGGCGGCGCGCCGAACTGCTCAACAGTTTTCTGCTCTCGATGCCGGGCACGCCGGTCCTCTATTACGGCGATGAAATCGGCATGGGCGACAATATCCATCTCGGCGACCGCGACGGCGTGCGCACCCCGATGCAATGGACCCCGGACCGCAATGGCGGCTTTTCGCGCGCCGACCCGGCCAGGCTGGTGCTGCCGCCCATCATGGATCCGCTCTACGGTTACGAAGCGGTGAATGTCGAAGCCCAGATGGGCGATCCCTATTCGCAGCTGCAATGGATGCGCCGCATGCTGGCGGTGCGCAAGCAGCACTGCGCATTCGGACGCGGTTCGCTGACCCTGCTGTATCCGACCAATCGCCGCATTCTGGCTTACCTGCGCGAGTTCAAGCCGGAAGGCGAAACCGACGCGATAGAAACGATACTGTGCGTGGCCAATGTGTCGCGTTCCGCCCAGGCCGTGGAACTGGATCTGTCGAATTACGCCACCCGCGTGCCGCTGGAAATGATAGGCGGCTCGGCCTTTCCGCCGATCGGCAAGCTGCCTTATCTGCTGACGCTGCCGCCCTACGGTTTCTACTGGTTCCTGGTGGCGTCCGAAACCCGCATGCCCGCATGGCATACACCGGCGCCCGAGCCGCTGCCCGAGTTGCAGACGCTGGTGCTGCGCCAGGGCATCATGGAAATCCTGGAAGCGCCGCGCCGCGGCATCCTCGAAATCGAAGCGTTGCCCGCCTACCTGCCCAAGCGCCGCTGGTATGCGGCCAAGCAGGAAAAACTGCGCTCCGTGCAGATCGTGCTGGCGACCGCTTTGCCGGGCTCGCAGGCACGTCCGCATGTGATGCCTACCATGCTGGCCGAGGTCGAAGCAAAGACCGCGCAGGGTAGCGAACGCTATCTGCTGCCGCTCGGCTATATCCGCGAGGAAGACATCGTCACGGCGCTGCCCCAGCAACTGGCACTCGCCCGTGTGCGGCGCGGCCGCAATGTCGGCTTGCTGACCGATGCCTTCGTGCTCGACTCGTTCTCTTACGTGGTGATCGAACTGATGCGCGCGCGTGCATCGATTGTTTCGCAAGAAGGCGATATCCACTTCATTCCGACCGACGAACTCGACAAGATAACGATCGGCGATGAACCCATGGTACGTCGCTTGTCGGCCGAGCAATCGAACAGCTCGCTGATCCTGGAAGACAAGATCGTGCTGAAAGTGATCCGCCGCGTCTTGCCGGGCATGCATCCGGAAGCAGAGATGGGGCGGTATCTGACCGCGCTTGGCTATGCGAACGCGCCGCCCATGATCGGCGAGGTAACCCGCATCGCCGCGGACGGCATCCACCATACCCTGATCATGTTGCAGCGTTACGTGCACAACCAGGGCGACGCCTGGCAATGGATATTCGATACGCTTGCGCGCTGGATACAGCAAAGCGCGGTACCCGAACCGATAACCGGCACCGAAGCGACTGATGAAATGTCCGAGATGTCCGATCCCGGCGACGACCTGATCGAGCTGGCGACCATGCTCGGCCGCCGGCTGGCCGAAATGCACAACGCGCTCGCCACGCCGACCGACAATTCCGACTTCGCGCCCGAGGCGGCCAGCATCGACGATGCGGAAGAATGGGCGGTAGGTGCGCGGCGCCAGCTGGAAGCCGCTTTCGACGTCATGCGCGCCAAGACCGAATGGAGCAACGACGCGGAGGCAAAACGGGTCGAACGGTTGATCGCACGGCGCGAGAAAATCCTGGAACGCGTCGATGTGCTGGCGGCGGCCGGCGTCGGCAGCCTGCGCATACGCATTCATGGCGATTTCCATCTCGGTCAGGTCTTGGTTGCGCAAGGCGATGTGTACATCGTCGATTTCGAGGGCGAACCGGCCAGGTCGCTGGAGCAGCGGCGCGGCAAGACCAGTCCCTTGCGCGATGTCGCGAGCCTGTCGCGCTCTTTCGATTACGCAGCGGCATTTGCCAGCAGCGCCGGACCGACCGATCTCGGCGAAGCGGCCGAACTGCGCAAGCAGCACATCATCCGCAACTTTGCCCCGACCTGTCAGGCCGCATTCCTGCAGGCGTATCGCGATACCGCTGCCGGCGCGCTGAAGGCGGGCGACGACACCGAGCGCGGCTTGCTGCAGCTGTTCGTGCTGGAAAAAGCCGGCTACGAAATCTGCTACGAAGCGGCGAACCGCCCGACCTGGATACCGGTCCCGGTCAATGGCCTGGCAAAGATCGCCGATGAACTACTTAGTGACTCAGAATCAGAAGGAGAACAGTCGAATGGCTGA
- the glgB gene encoding 1,4-alpha-glucan branching protein GlgB, translated as MADRIEELADVDQKTLDAVLGGQLPNPFALFGPHREGERTVVRTFQPGARAVDIVARVAGNDARGELIESLYNVHQSGLFVSAVPLPAGKRDYLLRITWPTSSGGEHVQYTEDPYSFGLLLGELDMHLLAEGSHRELGRCLGANPMDIDGAAGTRFAVWAPNARRVSVVGDFNLWDGRRHPMRCRYETGVWELFIPRLRSGTRYQYEIVAADGNVLPLKADPVARATEQPPSTVSVVAADAPFRWSDDGWMAERARRHDLRAPLSVYEVHAGSWLRILEEDGRSLNWHELGDRLIPYVAGMGFTHVEFLPIMEHPFGGSWGYQPLGLFAPSARFGSPAGFASFVDRCHAAGIGVILDWVPAHFPSDEHGLMRFDGTALYEHQDPREGFHQDWNTLIYNLGRNEVCGFLIASALEWLEHYHVDGLRVDAVASMLYRDYSRKAGEWVPNVHGGRENLEAVAFLRKLNEIVRQRCPGALMIAEESTAWPGVSAPVEDGGLGFTHKWNMGWMHDTLRYMAYDPVYRQHHHHDMTFGLIYAFSEKFMLPISHDEVVHGKGSLLNKMPGVDHAQRLANLRAYFGFMWTHPGKKLLFMGCEFAQEKEWNHDASPEWNLLDNPAHRGVQRLVRDLNRVYAGEPALHKKDCQSDGFAWVIGDDNANSVFAFLRKGDDGDAPLLVVLNMTPVPRDGYRIGVPGQAGAWRVILNTDAAVYGGPGTEIAEVHEVQRQAAHGMEQSIALRLPPLSTLVLKPAQ; from the coding sequence ATGGCTGATCGCATCGAAGAGTTGGCCGACGTCGACCAGAAAACCCTGGACGCGGTACTCGGGGGCCAGTTGCCGAATCCGTTTGCCCTATTCGGGCCGCATCGCGAAGGCGAGCGGACCGTGGTCCGCACCTTCCAGCCCGGCGCGCGCGCGGTCGACATCGTCGCGCGGGTGGCTGGCAACGATGCGCGCGGCGAGTTGATCGAGTCGTTGTACAACGTGCATCAGAGCGGATTGTTTGTCAGCGCCGTGCCGCTGCCCGCAGGCAAACGCGATTATCTGCTGCGCATTACCTGGCCGACTTCGTCCGGCGGCGAACATGTGCAGTACACCGAGGACCCGTACAGTTTCGGCCTGTTGCTGGGCGAACTGGATATGCACTTGCTGGCCGAGGGCAGCCATCGCGAACTTGGCCGCTGCCTGGGCGCCAATCCCATGGATATCGATGGCGCGGCCGGTACCCGCTTTGCGGTATGGGCGCCCAATGCGCGCCGCGTATCGGTGGTGGGCGACTTCAACCTGTGGGATGGCCGCCGTCATCCCATGCGTTGCCGTTACGAGACCGGCGTATGGGAGTTGTTTATCCCTCGCTTGCGCAGCGGCACCCGCTATCAGTATGAAATCGTCGCGGCCGATGGCAATGTCTTGCCGCTCAAGGCCGATCCGGTCGCGCGCGCGACCGAGCAGCCGCCGTCGACCGTCTCGGTTGTGGCTGCCGACGCGCCGTTCCGCTGGAGCGACGATGGCTGGATGGCCGAGCGCGCGCGCCGGCACGACCTGCGCGCGCCGCTGTCGGTGTATGAAGTGCATGCAGGCTCCTGGCTGCGCATACTGGAGGAAGACGGCCGCAGCCTGAACTGGCATGAGCTCGGTGACCGGCTGATTCCCTATGTGGCCGGCATGGGCTTTACCCATGTGGAATTCCTGCCGATCATGGAGCATCCTTTCGGCGGCTCTTGGGGCTATCAGCCGCTCGGGCTGTTCGCGCCGAGCGCGCGCTTCGGCTCGCCCGCGGGCTTCGCGTCCTTTGTCGACCGCTGTCATGCGGCCGGCATCGGCGTCATTCTTGATTGGGTGCCCGCGCATTTTCCTTCCGACGAACATGGCCTCATGCGTTTCGACGGCACCGCGCTGTACGAGCACCAGGACCCGCGTGAAGGCTTTCATCAGGACTGGAACACGCTGATCTACAACCTCGGCCGCAACGAGGTCTGCGGCTTCCTGATCGCCAGCGCGCTGGAGTGGCTGGAGCACTACCATGTCGACGGCTTGCGGGTCGATGCGGTGGCGTCGATGCTGTACCGCGATTACAGCCGCAAGGCCGGTGAATGGGTACCCAATGTGCATGGCGGACGCGAGAACCTCGAAGCAGTGGCCTTCCTGCGCAAGCTCAACGAGATCGTCCGGCAACGCTGCCCGGGTGCGCTGATGATCGCCGAGGAATCGACAGCCTGGCCCGGCGTCTCGGCGCCGGTCGAAGACGGCGGCCTCGGTTTCACCCACAAGTGGAACATGGGCTGGATGCACGACACGCTGCGCTACATGGCTTACGATCCGGTGTACCGGCAGCATCATCACCACGACATGACCTTCGGGCTGATCTATGCATTCTCGGAAAAATTCATGCTGCCGATCTCGCATGACGAGGTGGTGCATGGAAAAGGCTCGCTGCTCAACAAGATGCCGGGCGTGGATCATGCGCAGCGGCTGGCGAACCTGCGCGCGTATTTCGGCTTCATGTGGACCCATCCGGGCAAGAAGCTGCTGTTCATGGGATGCGAGTTTGCGCAGGAAAAGGAATGGAACCACGATGCCTCGCCGGAATGGAACCTGCTCGACAATCCGGCCCATCGCGGCGTGCAGCGGCTGGTGCGCGATCTGAACCGGGTGTATGCCGGCGAGCCTGCATTGCATAAAAAGGATTGCCAGTCCGACGGCTTTGCCTGGGTGATCGGCGACGACAATGCCAACAGCGTGTTTGCCTTCCTGCGCAAAGGCGACGACGGCGATGCGCCCTTACTGGTGGTGCTCAACATGACGCCGGTGCCGCGCGATGGCTATCGCATCGGCGTGCCGGGTCAGGCCGGCGCCTGGCGAGTAATCCTCAACACCGATGCCGCCGTCTATGGCGGACCCGGCACCGAGATCGCCGAGGTGCATGAAGTGCAAAGACAAGCGGCGCATGGCATGGAGCAGTCCATCGCGCTGCGGCTGCCGCCCCTGTCCACGCTTGTGCTGAAACCAGCACAGTAA